Genomic window (Roseivirga sp. 4D4):
TGACCGTTAACAATACGGATCCAGAGGAAGTAATTGCCACTTTCATGACCAACTCACCCGGGCAATACATTCTACATGCCCATACCCGAGGCATTTCTATTTATCAAAGTGAAATTAAACTCAACAGAAAAAAAGGGCGACTTACCATACCAAAAAATGACCTACCCGAAGGAATTACCACGCTAACACTATTCGACTCAAATAGGCGCCCAATAGCGGAAAGGCTTATTTTCATCAACCACCAAAAAGGGCTAAACATACAAGTTGCATCTGACAAGGCAACCTATAAAAAGAGGGAACTAGTAAAATTGGATGTCACAGTTCTAGACGCCAAAGGAGAACCTGTAGAAGGCCAGTTTTCACTGACCGCCTTGAATAATAAAGTATCAAAAAACAATCAGTCTGAGTATAACATCCGTGCAAACCAATTGTTAGGCTCAGATCTCAAAGGTTACCTAAAACAGCCTGCTCAATACCTAGGTGACTCACAAGAAGCTCAGCTGAAAGCTGATTTGCTGATGATGGTAAACGGATGGCGCAGGTTTCAATGGAATGCAGTGCTATCAACTGATTCTCTCTCTCCAGAGTATAGTGTTGAACAAGGTTTAACAGTAAAGGGAAGGATTTATCGAGATGGTAAGGACCTCGTGAAGAACGGTCAGGTATTCATGTTTACCAATGTGAATGCCAATGAATCAAAAGACCTGGTGATCACAAATGAAAAAGGAGAGTTTGAGTTTAAAAATCAGGTATTTACCGACACTACGGTATTGACCATTCAAGCTTTCTACAAAAAAGGTAGGAAGAACATCAACCTTACGCTCGATTCAATCAGTTATGAGGAAGTGGGCTGGAATCCCTTACTAATAGAACAAGAAGTAATTGGAACACCTGAGCAAATCACCCGATTTAAGGAGTTTATGATTACCAACATTACGGTCGATACTACTTACAAAAGGTTTGGGAATGTGATCGCCTTGGGCGATGTAATCGTTGAAGCACGTGATGGCCGGGAGGCGGAGTTAAATAGACAAATAGGCATACAAGGGAATGCCTTATTTCTGGACGACATACCCTATGAAGACAAACAGAGCAGAGATGCCTACAATATTATGATGGGGCGTGTTCCTGGTTTCTATTTAGGTTTCGGAGCTGGCGAAAAAATACCTATGATGGGATTAGGAAGACGATACAGTGGCCCTCCTGCTGTTTTCATTGACGGCAGACCAGTTGAATTCCGAGATGCTTATGGATTAGAAGCAACAAGAATAAAGGCCATTAGTGCTACCAAAGATCCTCCACCTGGAGTCATTATGATATTTACCTATACCAGGGCTGAATATTATGCTGCTAAGCCTAAAGGGCCAAGTTATTATTCTGGAACCTTACCTGGTTATCACGTATCTCGAGAGTTCTACAGACCGATTTATGACGGAAGAGATGAACCTTTCAGGCCTGACAACCGGGCTACCATGCATTGGGAACCGATGATTACTATAGATGCAAATGGGAAAGCTTCTATCGAGTTTTATAGCTCCGATGACGTAACTGATATCGAGATTGACATTCAGGGAATTGGCATGAACGGAACTTCTGGCCAAGGCTCAGCAAAAATCAAAGTCCATGACAAGTATTAGATACTTATTCTGACTTATTTTGCACCATTCCACTTCAGTATGTCTAGAATCAAAATCAGTCTCCCACCAACGAAAGTCTTCGAAACCTCATTGAGTATTAGAATCTCAGATATCAATTATGGTAATCATCTGGGGAACGACAGCGTACTCAGTCTTATGCATGAGGCCCGATTTCGCTTTTATAAGAGCCTCGGTTATACCGATGAACTCAGTATTGACGGAGTAGGAACTATACAAGTAGACACAGCCATCCAATACAAGGGCGAAGGCTTCCATGGCGATCAAGTAACAGCAGAAATTTATCTTGGGGATACTACAAGCAAAAGTATGGACCTATACTATCGGTTGTCAATTAAAGACTCCGACAAAGTGATCGCCTTGGGCAAAACCGGCATTGCCTTTTACAATTATGCCGAAGGAAAGGTCAGCAATATGCCGGCCTCTATTGCCAAAAAGCTTGAGTCATTCCAATCATAAGCTTTAATCCGATTAGTACTACCTTTGCGCCATGAGCACATCTGCATCTGCCAAAAGAGATATTCGTCAGCTTTCATTAGATGACATCAAAGACTTCTTCATTGCCGAAGGAGAACAAGCTTTTAGGGCGAAGCAAGTGTATGAATGGCTATGGAAAAAGTCAGCCAAGGACTTTGATCAGATGACTAACATTTCTCTGCAGACCCGTGAGAAACTGAAGGCGCATTTTGACATCAAGCATGTTAAAGTAGATCAGATGCAACGCAGCAATGATGGTACCATCAAAAATGCAGTCAAATTGCATGATAGCCTCGTGGTTGAATCTGTATTGATCCCCACTGAAAAAAGAATCACTGCATGCATCTCTTCGCAGGTAGGCTGTAGCCTTGACTGTAACTTTTGTGCCACGGCTCGGCTCAAGCGTATGCGTAACCTCAATGCCGATGAGATTTATGATCAAGTGGTCGCCATTAAAGACCAAGCTGATCTCTACTTTGAAAGACCATTGACCAACATTGTGTACATGGGCATGGGTGAACCATTGCTCAACTACAAGAATGTACTTAAGTCCATTGAAATGATCACTTCTCCAGAAGGCTTGGGCATGTCTCCTAAGCGGATCACACTTTCTACTGTAGGTATACCAAAAATGATCAAGCAACTAGCAGACGATGAGGTTAAATTCAATTTGGCAGTATCGCTACACTCTGCCATCGATGAGTCTAGATCTAAAATGATGCCCATCAACGAGAAAAGTAATCTGGCAGAATTAGCAGAGTCGCTTCAATACTGGCATGCCAAAACGGGACGCAAAATCACTTTCGAATATGTGGTCTGGAAGAACATCAATGATGATGAGCAACATGCCAGAGCTCTGGCCAAATATTGTGGTAAGGTAGCCTCCAAAGTGAATATCATCGAATACAACCCTATCGATGATGGAGAGTATCAACAAGCTGCTCCAGAGAGTCTGGATATGTATCAGCGGATACTCGAAGCAAAGGGAATTATCGTGAATGTCAGAAGAAGCCGTGGTAAGGATATCGATGCGGCTTGTGGGCAGCTGGCGAACAAGAGCTAATATTTATCTATTTCTGGACCTCTCCACGGGGTCGAGGTGAAAAA
Coding sequences:
- the rlmN gene encoding 23S rRNA (adenine(2503)-C(2))-methyltransferase RlmN → MSTSASAKRDIRQLSLDDIKDFFIAEGEQAFRAKQVYEWLWKKSAKDFDQMTNISLQTREKLKAHFDIKHVKVDQMQRSNDGTIKNAVKLHDSLVVESVLIPTEKRITACISSQVGCSLDCNFCATARLKRMRNLNADEIYDQVVAIKDQADLYFERPLTNIVYMGMGEPLLNYKNVLKSIEMITSPEGLGMSPKRITLSTVGIPKMIKQLADDEVKFNLAVSLHSAIDESRSKMMPINEKSNLAELAESLQYWHAKTGRKITFEYVVWKNINDDEQHARALAKYCGKVASKVNIIEYNPIDDGEYQQAAPESLDMYQRILEAKGIIVNVRRSRGKDIDAACGQLANKS
- a CDS encoding acyl-CoA thioesterase → MSRIKISLPPTKVFETSLSIRISDINYGNHLGNDSVLSLMHEARFRFYKSLGYTDELSIDGVGTIQVDTAIQYKGEGFHGDQVTAEIYLGDTTSKSMDLYYRLSIKDSDKVIALGKTGIAFYNYAEGKVSNMPASIAKKLESFQS